A genomic window from Arthrobacter sp. FW305-BF8 includes:
- a CDS encoding CoA-acylating methylmalonate-semialdehyde dehydrogenase yields MVRELSHYIGGRRVDGTSGRYGDVFDPCTGEVQAKVPLAGAEEVRNAVANAEKAQPEWGAMNAQRRGRILLKFVDLVNEHMDELAALLSSEHGKTLADARGDIQRGIEVVEFAAGAPHLLKGEFSDDAGAGIDVHSMRQPLGVVAGITPFNFPAMIPLWKSGPALAAGNAFILKPSERDPSVPLRLAELYSEAGVPDGVFNVVNGDKEAVDALLEDERVQAIGFVGSTPIAQYIYATAAAHGKRAQCFGGAKNHMVIMPDADLDMAADALIGAGYGSAGERCMAVSVAVPVGEETANSLVARLQERIKSLKVGHSLAKDSDFGPVVTPAAKERIEGYIKSGAEEGASLLVDGRGLAVDGYDGGFWVGPTLFDNVTKDMKIYREEIFGPVLSVLRASDYDEALRLCSENEFGNGVAIFTRDGDAARDFASRVQVGMVGINVPIPVPIAYYTFGGWKASGFGDLNQHGADAFRFYTKTKTVTSRWPSGIRQGASFIMPEGS; encoded by the coding sequence ATGGTTCGCGAACTTTCCCACTACATTGGCGGCCGGCGGGTAGACGGCACGTCCGGCCGGTACGGCGACGTTTTTGATCCCTGTACCGGCGAGGTCCAGGCGAAGGTGCCGCTGGCGGGCGCGGAAGAAGTCCGGAACGCCGTCGCGAACGCCGAGAAAGCCCAGCCGGAGTGGGGCGCCATGAATGCCCAGCGGCGCGGCCGCATCCTGCTCAAATTCGTGGACCTCGTGAACGAGCATATGGACGAGCTCGCCGCCCTCCTGTCCTCGGAACACGGGAAGACCCTGGCCGATGCCCGCGGCGATATCCAGCGCGGCATCGAGGTGGTGGAGTTCGCCGCCGGCGCCCCGCACCTGCTCAAGGGCGAATTCTCCGACGACGCCGGCGCGGGCATCGACGTGCACTCCATGCGCCAGCCGCTGGGCGTGGTTGCCGGCATCACGCCCTTCAACTTCCCCGCGATGATCCCGCTGTGGAAATCCGGGCCGGCGCTCGCGGCAGGCAACGCGTTCATCCTCAAGCCGTCCGAACGCGATCCGTCAGTGCCGCTGCGCCTGGCTGAGCTCTACTCCGAGGCGGGGGTGCCGGACGGCGTTTTCAACGTGGTCAACGGCGACAAGGAAGCCGTGGACGCGCTGCTCGAGGACGAGCGCGTGCAGGCCATCGGCTTCGTCGGCTCCACCCCGATCGCCCAGTACATCTATGCCACGGCGGCGGCCCACGGCAAGCGGGCGCAGTGCTTCGGCGGCGCCAAGAACCACATGGTGATCATGCCGGACGCGGACCTGGACATGGCCGCCGATGCCCTGATCGGCGCCGGCTACGGGTCGGCCGGTGAACGCTGCATGGCAGTGTCCGTTGCCGTTCCGGTGGGAGAGGAGACCGCGAACAGCCTGGTGGCACGGCTGCAGGAGCGGATCAAGTCCCTCAAGGTGGGGCACAGCCTGGCCAAGGACTCAGACTTCGGGCCGGTGGTGACGCCCGCGGCCAAGGAGCGGATCGAGGGCTACATCAAGTCCGGCGCGGAGGAGGGCGCCTCGCTCCTGGTCGATGGCCGAGGCCTGGCCGTGGACGGCTACGACGGCGGATTCTGGGTGGGGCCCACGCTGTTCGACAACGTCACCAAGGACATGAAGATCTACCGTGAGGAGATCTTCGGCCCGGTGCTCAGCGTCCTCCGCGCGTCCGACTACGACGAGGCGCTGCGGCTCTGCAGCGAGAACGAGTTCGGGAACGGCGTGGCCATCTTCACCCGCGACGGCGACGCCGCCCGGGACTTCGCCAGCCGGGTGCAGGTGGGCATGGTGGGCATCAACGTCCCCATCCCGGTGCCCATTGCCTACTACACCTTCGGCGGCTGGAAGGCGTCCGGGTTCGGTGACCTCAACCAGCACGGGGCCGACGCCTTCCGCTTCTACACCAAGACCAAGACCGTGACCTCGCGCTGGCCCTCCGGTATCCGGCAGGGCGCCAGCTTCATCATGCCGGAAGGAAGCTGA
- a CDS encoding Asp23/Gls24 family envelope stress response protein: MEYQNPQTAAVRVDPALTQAGAGGRTVISETAVAKVAGIAARAVPGVYSLGTGSSRALGAIRDAVGSSDHAAGVHAEVGETQVAVDITLVAVYGVPLHALANQVRASVYAAVEKLVGLQVIEVNVEINDVYIAPPVKPTGASAVAEREAVL, encoded by the coding sequence ATGGAATACCAGAATCCACAAACCGCCGCCGTTCGCGTGGACCCTGCCCTGACACAGGCTGGAGCCGGGGGGCGGACGGTGATCTCCGAGACCGCCGTGGCCAAAGTCGCCGGGATCGCGGCCCGGGCCGTGCCCGGCGTGTACTCCCTGGGGACGGGCTCCTCTCGGGCACTCGGTGCCATCAGGGACGCGGTGGGCAGCTCCGATCATGCCGCGGGGGTGCACGCCGAGGTCGGCGAAACCCAGGTGGCAGTAGACATCACCCTGGTGGCGGTCTATGGCGTTCCGCTGCACGCACTGGCCAACCAGGTACGGGCAAGTGTTTATGCGGCCGTCGAGAAACTGGTGGGCCTGCAGGTCATCGAGGTGAACGTCGAGATCAACGACGTCTACATTGCACCGCCCGTGAAACCGACGGGCGCTTCCGCCGTCGCTGAGAGGGAGGCGGTCCTGTGA
- a CDS encoding ABC transporter substrate-binding protein: MKTPKFLLPVATAGVLALTLSACGGGGGGTTGGGGGAGGGDAANNLDGRGPITYVQGKDNSNVVRPLIEKWNAAHPNEKVTFKEQTDQADQQHDDIVQHFQAKDASYDVVDVDVVWTAEFAAKGWLQPLKDKMAFDTSAMLKPTVDSATYKGTLYAAPQTSDGALLYYRKDLVPTAPKTWDEMMGMCSIAKENKIGCYGGQFSKYEGLTVNASEAINSAGGSVLDADGKPSLNTDQAKAGLENLAKAYADGNIPKEGITFQEEQSRQAFQDGKLLFLRNWPYVYNLATTEGSSKVKDKLGIAPIPGKDGPGASSLGGHSLAVSVYSKNKATALDFLKFMTSEETEKFYATQGSLAPVLGSLYTDATLVKKLPYLPVLKTSIENAVPRPVTPFYPAVTKAIQENAYSAIKGEKPVDTALSDMQKSIESAGAGS; this comes from the coding sequence ATGAAAACCCCTAAGTTCTTACTCCCGGTCGCCACTGCCGGCGTGCTCGCACTGACCCTGTCCGCCTGTGGCGGCGGCGGGGGCGGCACCACGGGCGGAGGTGGCGGTGCCGGGGGCGGTGACGCCGCCAACAACCTCGACGGCCGCGGCCCCATCACCTACGTTCAGGGCAAGGACAACAGCAACGTCGTCCGCCCGCTGATCGAGAAGTGGAACGCCGCCCACCCGAACGAGAAGGTGACCTTCAAGGAGCAGACGGACCAGGCTGACCAGCAGCACGATGACATCGTGCAGCACTTCCAGGCCAAGGATGCCAGCTACGACGTCGTGGACGTTGACGTCGTCTGGACCGCGGAGTTCGCGGCCAAGGGATGGCTTCAGCCGCTGAAGGACAAGATGGCCTTCGATACCAGCGCCATGCTGAAGCCGACCGTCGACAGCGCCACCTACAAGGGAACGCTGTACGCAGCCCCGCAGACCTCCGACGGCGCCCTGCTGTACTACCGCAAGGACCTGGTCCCCACCGCGCCGAAAACGTGGGATGAAATGATGGGCATGTGCTCCATCGCCAAGGAGAACAAGATCGGCTGCTACGGCGGCCAGTTCAGCAAGTACGAGGGCCTGACCGTCAACGCGTCGGAGGCCATCAACTCCGCCGGCGGTTCCGTCCTGGACGCGGACGGCAAGCCCAGCCTGAACACCGACCAGGCCAAGGCTGGCCTGGAGAACCTGGCCAAGGCCTACGCTGACGGCAACATCCCGAAGGAAGGCATCACCTTCCAGGAGGAGCAGAGCCGCCAGGCCTTCCAGGACGGAAAGCTCCTCTTCCTGCGCAACTGGCCCTACGTCTACAACCTGGCCACCACCGAAGGATCATCCAAGGTGAAGGACAAGCTGGGCATCGCACCGATCCCGGGCAAGGACGGCCCCGGCGCCTCCTCGCTGGGCGGCCACAGCCTGGCTGTCAGCGTCTACTCCAAGAACAAGGCAACTGCCCTGGACTTCCTGAAGTTCATGACGTCCGAAGAGACCGAGAAGTTCTACGCCACGCAGGGTTCGCTGGCTCCCGTGCTGGGCAGCCTTTACACTGACGCCACCCTGGTGAAGAAGCTGCCGTACCTGCCCGTCCTGAAGACCTCCATCGAGAACGCCGTGCCGCGCCCGGTCACCCCGTTCTACCCGGCAGTGACCAAGGCGATCCAGGAGAACGCGTACTCAGCCATCAAGGGTGAAAAGCCCGTGGACACTGCACTGTCTGACATGCAGAAGTCCATCGAATCCGCCGGTGCAGGATCGTAG
- a CDS encoding carbohydrate ABC transporter permease yields the protein MTAATSSAASLRAEQDRGRRKAQNKERWAQGRTYISAAVILIWCLAPAYWMVVTAFREVGFTYDTSILPTHVTLDNFRTAFDTSFGNRFGQALLNSIFIGVVVTLISLIIGVFAAYALARLNFRGKFLVLGFILGASMFPGVALITPLFQLFTNIGWMGTYQALIIPNISFVLPLTVYTMTSFFREMPWELEESARVDGCTQGQAFRKVIMPLAAPAIFTTAILAFISSWNEFLIASQLSSDATQPVTVAIANFAGAQPNQIPYTAIMAAGTIVTIPLVILVLVFQRKIVAGLTAGAVK from the coding sequence ATGACCGCCGCGACATCCTCCGCAGCATCCCTGCGCGCGGAGCAGGACCGAGGCCGCCGAAAGGCTCAGAACAAGGAACGGTGGGCGCAGGGCAGGACCTACATCAGCGCCGCCGTCATCCTGATCTGGTGCCTGGCACCGGCGTACTGGATGGTGGTGACGGCATTCCGCGAGGTGGGCTTCACCTACGACACCTCGATCCTGCCCACCCACGTCACGCTGGACAACTTCAGGACTGCGTTCGACACCTCCTTCGGGAACCGGTTCGGCCAGGCCCTGCTGAACAGCATCTTCATCGGCGTCGTCGTCACGCTGATATCCCTGATCATCGGTGTTTTCGCGGCGTATGCACTGGCCCGGCTGAACTTCCGGGGCAAGTTCCTGGTGCTCGGCTTCATCCTGGGGGCCTCCATGTTCCCCGGCGTTGCCCTGATCACCCCGCTGTTCCAGCTGTTCACCAACATCGGCTGGATGGGCACCTACCAGGCGCTGATCATCCCGAACATTTCGTTCGTGCTGCCGCTGACCGTCTACACCATGACCTCCTTCTTCCGGGAGATGCCATGGGAGCTGGAGGAGTCGGCCCGGGTGGACGGCTGCACGCAGGGGCAGGCCTTCCGGAAGGTGATCATGCCCCTCGCCGCACCGGCCATCTTCACCACGGCGATCCTGGCCTTCATCTCCTCGTGGAATGAATTCCTCATCGCCAGCCAGCTCTCCAGCGACGCGACCCAGCCGGTGACCGTGGCAATCGCCAACTTTGCCGGGGCCCAGCCAAACCAGATCCCGTACACGGCCATCATGGCCGCCGGCACCATCGTCACCATTCCGCTGGTCATCCTGGTGCTGGTGTTCCAGCGCAAGATCGTGGCCGGCCTGACGGCGGGCGCTGTCAAGTGA
- a CDS encoding carbohydrate ABC transporter permease has product MATEVGPTPVKAPASGGTPVHHGPKGVGEDNKILSQGKWATWLLAPTIIALAVVIVYPIISAIVMSFQKDAGLDPATGLFTAGGPAGVQNYVNWIAQQCSAPAGGTVACPPGTLGSQFWSATATTFFFTVVTVAFETVLGFWMAMIMARTFKGRSMVRAAVLVPWAIPTAVTAKLWFFIFAFEGIANKLFNTSILWTGSEWPAKWAVVIADVWKTTPFMALLILAGLQMIPAEVYEAAKVDGATAWQRFRLITLPLVKPALMVAILFRTLDALRMFDLPYILTGGANNTTTLSILVINQIRQGFNAAAALSTITFIIIFLVAFIFVRFLGANVVEQSGATGKGKK; this is encoded by the coding sequence ATGGCAACCGAAGTAGGCCCGACGCCGGTCAAGGCACCGGCGTCGGGCGGCACCCCGGTCCACCACGGCCCCAAGGGCGTGGGTGAGGACAACAAGATTCTCAGTCAGGGCAAGTGGGCCACATGGCTCCTGGCCCCCACCATCATCGCCCTTGCCGTGGTGATCGTTTACCCGATCATCAGCGCAATCGTGATGTCCTTCCAAAAGGATGCCGGCCTTGATCCGGCCACCGGCCTCTTCACCGCAGGTGGGCCGGCCGGCGTTCAGAACTACGTCAACTGGATTGCCCAGCAGTGCTCCGCCCCGGCCGGCGGAACCGTTGCTTGCCCGCCCGGCACGCTCGGTTCGCAGTTCTGGTCTGCCACGGCCACAACCTTCTTCTTCACCGTGGTAACCGTGGCCTTCGAGACCGTCCTGGGTTTCTGGATGGCAATGATCATGGCCCGCACCTTCAAAGGCCGGAGCATGGTCCGCGCTGCCGTGCTGGTGCCGTGGGCCATTCCCACCGCCGTCACTGCAAAGCTCTGGTTTTTCATCTTCGCCTTCGAAGGCATTGCCAACAAGCTGTTCAACACCTCGATCCTTTGGACCGGCAGCGAATGGCCGGCGAAGTGGGCAGTGGTCATCGCAGATGTCTGGAAGACCACACCCTTCATGGCGTTGCTGATCCTCGCCGGACTCCAGATGATCCCGGCCGAGGTTTATGAGGCCGCCAAGGTCGACGGTGCCACCGCCTGGCAGCGCTTCCGGCTGATTACGCTGCCACTGGTGAAGCCCGCCCTCATGGTGGCCATCCTGTTCCGCACCCTGGACGCGCTGCGCATGTTCGACCTCCCGTACATCCTGACGGGCGGTGCGAACAACACCACTACCCTGTCCATCCTGGTGATCAACCAGATTAGACAAGGGTTCAATGCCGCCGCGGCGTTGTCGACCATCACCTTCATCATCATCTTTCTTGTCGCGTTCATCTTTGTCCGGTTCTTGGGGGCAAACGTTGTTGAACAGAGCGGCGCCACCGGTAAGGGGAAGAAATGA
- a CDS encoding glycoside hydrolase family 68 protein, whose protein sequence is MHKHPNTPRMLRWRPAAAALVATVAATAFLAVPSAQANEPSDPPASTQMPAPAPGFPLPTPHTQTAHDPASDFTSKWTRADAKQIMAQSDSKVKPGQNSMSPDVTMPEIPEDFPAMNDDVWVWDTWSLTDENANQISYKGYDVIFSLVADRHAGYGFDQRHWNARIGYFFRKTNADPAKDKWNYGGHLFLDNTSIGNTEWSGSTRLMQGNHVNVFYTATTFYDVKERNAGGGGIAPDAAIAKALGNIHADKNGVTFDGFQHTKLLEPDGKLYQNKAQNPGFAFRDPYTFADPAHPGKTFMVFEGNTGGKRGDYRCENADLGYAKGDPNAENLAEVNSKGAYYQTANVGLAVADNKDLTKWHFLPPILSANCVNDQTERPQIFIQNEGGKNKYYLFTISHQFTYAAGMRGPDGVYGFVGNGVRSDYQPMNNSGLALGSPTDLNLPSESPEAPTPNQNGRQFQAYSHYVQPGGLVQSFIDNVNGVRGGSLSPTVKLNFRDGVSKVDRSFGKNGLGPFGYLPTNVHVGGNGLYK, encoded by the coding sequence ATGCACAAGCACCCCAACACCCCCCGGATGCTGCGGTGGCGCCCCGCCGCCGCAGCTCTGGTGGCAACTGTCGCCGCCACGGCGTTCCTCGCCGTGCCCTCGGCACAGGCAAACGAGCCGTCGGATCCGCCGGCGAGCACCCAGATGCCGGCGCCGGCTCCGGGCTTCCCCCTGCCGACGCCCCACACCCAGACGGCGCACGACCCGGCGTCGGACTTCACCTCAAAGTGGACCCGTGCGGATGCCAAGCAGATCATGGCGCAGAGCGATTCCAAGGTTAAGCCCGGCCAGAACTCCATGAGCCCCGACGTCACCATGCCGGAGATCCCCGAGGACTTCCCCGCCATGAATGACGACGTGTGGGTCTGGGACACCTGGTCGCTGACCGATGAGAACGCGAACCAGATCAGCTACAAGGGTTACGACGTGATCTTCTCGCTGGTCGCGGACCGGCACGCGGGCTACGGCTTCGACCAGCGCCACTGGAACGCCCGGATCGGCTACTTCTTCCGCAAGACCAACGCCGACCCCGCCAAGGACAAGTGGAACTACGGCGGACACCTGTTCCTGGACAACACTTCCATCGGCAACACCGAATGGTCCGGCTCCACGCGCCTGATGCAGGGCAACCACGTGAACGTCTTCTACACGGCCACCACGTTCTACGACGTCAAGGAGCGCAATGCCGGCGGCGGCGGCATCGCCCCGGACGCCGCCATCGCCAAGGCACTCGGCAACATCCACGCGGACAAGAACGGCGTGACCTTCGACGGCTTCCAGCACACCAAGCTGCTCGAACCGGACGGAAAGCTGTACCAGAACAAGGCGCAGAACCCGGGGTTCGCGTTCCGCGACCCGTACACCTTCGCTGACCCGGCGCACCCCGGCAAGACCTTTATGGTGTTCGAAGGCAACACCGGTGGCAAGCGCGGCGACTACCGCTGCGAGAACGCGGACCTGGGCTACGCCAAGGGTGACCCCAACGCCGAGAACCTCGCCGAGGTCAACAGCAAGGGTGCCTACTACCAGACCGCCAACGTTGGCCTCGCCGTGGCAGATAACAAGGATCTGACCAAGTGGCACTTCCTGCCTCCGATCCTCTCCGCCAACTGCGTCAACGACCAGACCGAGCGTCCGCAGATCTTCATCCAGAATGAAGGCGGCAAGAACAAGTACTACCTGTTCACCATCAGCCACCAGTTCACCTACGCTGCAGGCATGCGCGGACCCGACGGCGTCTACGGCTTCGTGGGCAACGGCGTCCGCTCCGACTACCAGCCGATGAACAACAGCGGCCTGGCCCTCGGCTCCCCGACAGACCTGAACCTGCCGTCCGAGTCCCCGGAAGCACCGACGCCGAACCAGAACGGCCGCCAGTTCCAGGCCTACTCGCACTACGTGCAGCCGGGCGGCCTGGTCCAGTCCTTCATCGACAACGTGAACGGCGTCCGCGGCGGCTCCCTGTCGCCCACCGTGAAGCTCAACTTCCGCGACGGCGTGTCCAAGGTTGACCGCAGCTTCGGCAAGAACGGCCTCGGCCCGTTCGGTTACCTGCCCACCAACGTCCACGTTGGCGGCAACGGCCTCTACAAGTAA
- a CDS encoding DUF2273 domain-containing protein — protein MSPTVVGIAVGAFVAFMSLQFGLWGFLISLLFMGIGALLGRAAEGKLDLRSVIDAISGRRSSS, from the coding sequence GTGAGCCCCACTGTCGTTGGAATCGCAGTCGGCGCCTTCGTGGCGTTCATGTCACTACAGTTCGGCCTCTGGGGCTTCCTGATTTCCCTGCTGTTCATGGGAATCGGCGCGCTCCTGGGCCGCGCCGCAGAAGGGAAACTGGACCTCCGTAGCGTCATCGATGCCATCAGCGGCCGGCGCTCTTCCTCATGA
- a CDS encoding LacI family DNA-binding transcriptional regulator, with protein MARTTERAQRGGHSGVSIEDVAAAAGVSTATVSRAVRGLPRVSPATREKILEVAAALGYVASSSASGLATGRTKTIGVLAPFVSRWFFSKAIEGADRELHARQYNLSLFNLGGHGSHRERLFSKTMVYKQIDALLVLCMALTRDELEHLQKIDIPLVVVGGHVEECAYIGIDDYAAASTAVKHLIELGHRDIALLHGDDETDLNFDVPRVRILAFQDVMTAAGLEVRPEWDEWGDFTVRSGQEAFRRLWAQPGEKPTAIFCASDEMAMGVIFEANRVGVRVPEDLSVIGIDDHDFSDAIGLTTVGQRPDEQAELGTKMLLDELLGIPGSVRSSVAPHRLIVRRTTAPPRSA; from the coding sequence GTGGCGCGCACTACTGAAAGGGCACAGCGCGGTGGCCACTCAGGAGTCAGTATCGAGGACGTGGCCGCGGCCGCGGGAGTTTCCACGGCGACCGTGTCACGCGCCGTACGGGGACTGCCCCGGGTTTCGCCGGCCACCCGGGAAAAAATCCTGGAGGTGGCGGCGGCGCTGGGCTACGTCGCCTCATCCTCCGCGTCCGGCCTCGCCACGGGACGCACCAAAACGATTGGCGTGCTGGCCCCGTTTGTGAGCCGGTGGTTTTTCTCCAAGGCCATCGAGGGCGCGGACCGCGAACTCCATGCCCGGCAGTACAACCTTTCACTCTTCAACCTGGGCGGCCACGGCAGCCACCGCGAGCGGCTCTTCAGCAAGACCATGGTCTACAAGCAGATCGACGCCCTCCTGGTTTTGTGTATGGCGCTGACCCGGGACGAGCTGGAGCACCTGCAGAAGATCGACATCCCGCTGGTGGTGGTGGGCGGCCACGTGGAGGAATGTGCCTACATCGGCATCGACGACTACGCGGCAGCCTCCACCGCCGTCAAGCACCTGATCGAACTCGGCCACCGGGACATCGCGCTGCTGCATGGGGACGATGAAACCGACCTCAACTTCGATGTTCCCCGGGTCCGCATCCTGGCCTTCCAGGACGTCATGACAGCTGCCGGCCTGGAAGTCCGTCCCGAGTGGGACGAGTGGGGCGACTTCACCGTCCGCAGCGGCCAGGAGGCATTCCGGCGGCTCTGGGCCCAGCCAGGCGAGAAACCCACCGCCATCTTCTGTGCCTCAGATGAAATGGCCATGGGTGTCATTTTCGAAGCGAACCGCGTCGGCGTCCGGGTGCCCGAGGACCTGTCCGTGATCGGCATAGACGACCACGATTTCTCCGACGCGATCGGCCTCACCACTGTGGGGCAGCGGCCCGACGAGCAAGCCGAGCTTGGCACCAAGATGCTGCTCGACGAACTCCTGGGGATCCCCGGTTCGGTGCGGTCCTCCGTCGCGCCGCACCGTCTGATCGTCAGACGCACGACGGCGCCGCCCAGGTCCGCCTAG
- a CDS encoding exodeoxyribonuclease III, translating to MKIATWNVNSLRARADRVEAWLQRSDCDVLAIQETKCKDDNFPWELFERMGYEVAHYGVNQWNGVAIASRVGLDDVERGFTDQPHFGKAGKDPVQEARAMAATCGGVRVWSLYVPNGRSLDDEHMPYKLKWLDSLKNHAAGWISEDPSKQVALMGDWNIAPTDDDVWDIDLFLTQGYTHVSEPERAAFHAFESVGYSDVVRPHTPGPGVYTYWDYTQLRFPKKEGMRIDFVLASPALASRVSGASIDREERKGKGASDHAPVIVELTD from the coding sequence GTGAAGATAGCTACCTGGAATGTGAACTCGCTGCGTGCCCGTGCCGACCGTGTGGAGGCGTGGCTGCAGCGCTCCGACTGTGACGTCCTGGCCATCCAGGAAACCAAGTGCAAGGACGACAACTTTCCGTGGGAGCTCTTCGAGCGCATGGGCTACGAGGTGGCACACTATGGCGTCAACCAGTGGAACGGTGTGGCCATCGCATCGCGGGTGGGCCTGGACGACGTCGAACGCGGCTTCACCGACCAGCCGCATTTCGGCAAGGCGGGCAAGGATCCCGTCCAGGAAGCACGCGCCATGGCCGCTACCTGCGGCGGAGTCCGGGTGTGGAGCCTCTACGTCCCCAACGGCCGCTCCCTCGACGACGAGCACATGCCCTACAAGCTCAAGTGGCTTGATTCCCTGAAGAACCACGCGGCCGGATGGATCTCTGAGGACCCGTCCAAGCAGGTCGCGCTGATGGGCGACTGGAACATCGCCCCCACGGACGACGACGTCTGGGACATCGACCTGTTCCTCACCCAGGGCTACACCCACGTCAGCGAACCGGAGCGGGCCGCGTTCCACGCCTTCGAGTCGGTGGGCTACTCCGACGTCGTGCGCCCCCACACCCCGGGCCCGGGCGTTTATACGTATTGGGACTACACCCAGCTGCGTTTCCCCAAGAAGGAGGGCATGCGGATCGACTTCGTGCTCGCCTCGCCGGCCCTCGCCTCGCGCGTTTCCGGCGCGTCAATCGACCGCGAGGAACGCAAGGGAAAGGGCGCGTCCGACCACGCACCGGTGATTGTGGAACTGACCGACTGA
- a CDS encoding glycoside hydrolase family 13 protein: MSHRPISTPASETTAWWAHAAVYQIYPRSFSDGNGDGMGDLPGVTARLPYLQQLGVDAVWLSPFYRSPQADGGYDVADYRQVDPAFGTLADFDAMLEDAHARGLKVIVDLVPNHTSDEHVWFQEALAAEPGSAARERYMFRPGKDETAGSGDGNLAPNNWKSIFGGPAWTRTTNADGSPGDWYLHLFDTKQPDLNWENPEVWEEMRSVLRFWLDRGVDGFRVDVAHGMVKEAGLPDWEGVAAMVEGSADAAHVTDPPGAHGEEVEPHTAHAPDWDSTVGETAEGAEHEPVSPLYPPSPFFDQDGVHEIYRDWNRVLAGYDGDRMLVAEAWVEPAERLARYIRPDEMQQAFNFDFLLAGWDARRMAVAIEDSLVAAASVGAPSTWVLSNHDTVRHPSRFGLQDPTTFPKGIAAEDEQPDAALGLARARAASLVSLALPGSAYIYQGEELGLPEHTTLPAEARQDPTFFRTNGIERGRDGCRVPLPWKSAAPGYGFAEASTAQDPAAPWLPQPESFEDLAADRQDGVKGSTLELYRAALTARRNHGLGSGTFCWADNHNPGLGVLAFHNRDVLVVANTGADSTPVPDGYRVALSSAAESGAEEAVVAPNSAAYLVAG, from the coding sequence ATGAGTCACCGCCCGATCAGCACGCCAGCTTCCGAGACGACCGCGTGGTGGGCCCATGCAGCTGTCTACCAGATCTATCCGCGTTCCTTTTCCGATGGGAACGGTGACGGCATGGGTGACCTGCCCGGTGTCACGGCACGCCTGCCCTACCTGCAGCAGCTCGGGGTCGACGCCGTCTGGCTTTCGCCGTTCTACCGGTCGCCGCAGGCGGATGGCGGCTACGATGTCGCCGATTACCGGCAGGTGGACCCGGCCTTCGGTACGCTGGCCGACTTCGACGCCATGCTGGAGGACGCCCACGCCCGCGGGCTGAAGGTGATCGTCGACCTGGTCCCGAACCACACATCCGATGAACACGTGTGGTTCCAGGAGGCCCTCGCGGCGGAACCCGGCTCCGCCGCCAGGGAGCGTTACATGTTCCGGCCGGGGAAGGACGAGACTGCAGGCTCCGGCGACGGCAACCTCGCGCCGAACAACTGGAAATCCATCTTCGGCGGACCGGCCTGGACGCGGACCACGAACGCCGACGGCTCCCCCGGGGACTGGTACCTGCACCTTTTCGACACGAAGCAGCCGGACCTTAACTGGGAAAACCCCGAGGTCTGGGAGGAGATGCGTTCTGTGCTCCGCTTCTGGTTGGACAGGGGCGTGGACGGCTTCCGGGTGGATGTGGCCCACGGGATGGTGAAGGAGGCCGGGCTTCCGGACTGGGAAGGTGTGGCCGCCATGGTGGAAGGCTCCGCCGACGCCGCCCATGTGACGGATCCCCCGGGCGCCCACGGAGAGGAAGTTGAGCCGCACACAGCGCACGCCCCCGATTGGGACAGCACCGTCGGGGAAACCGCCGAGGGCGCGGAACACGAACCGGTGTCGCCGCTGTATCCGCCATCGCCGTTCTTTGACCAGGACGGCGTCCATGAGATTTACCGGGACTGGAACCGGGTCCTGGCGGGCTACGACGGCGACCGCATGCTGGTGGCCGAGGCGTGGGTTGAACCGGCGGAACGGCTCGCGCGGTACATCCGGCCGGACGAGATGCAGCAGGCCTTCAACTTCGATTTCCTGCTGGCAGGCTGGGACGCCCGGCGGATGGCCGTGGCCATCGAGGATTCCCTCGTAGCTGCCGCCTCCGTGGGGGCACCATCCACCTGGGTCCTGAGCAACCATGACACGGTGCGCCATCCGAGCCGCTTCGGTTTGCAGGATCCCACCACCTTCCCGAAGGGGATTGCCGCCGAGGACGAGCAGCCCGATGCAGCCCTTGGCCTGGCCCGTGCCCGGGCCGCCTCGCTGGTGTCCTTGGCCCTGCCCGGCTCCGCGTACATCTACCAGGGCGAGGAGCTTGGCCTCCCGGAGCACACCACGCTGCCCGCCGAAGCCCGGCAGGATCCGACGTTCTTCCGGACCAACGGCATTGAGCGCGGGCGCGACGGCTGCCGGGTGCCGCTGCCATGGAAATCCGCAGCGCCCGGGTATGGCTTCGCGGAGGCGTCCACTGCGCAGGACCCGGCCGCGCCCTGGCTGCCCCAGCCCGAATCCTTCGAAGATCTGGCCGCGGACCGGCAGGACGGCGTCAAAGGCTCCACACTGGAGCTGTACCGCGCCGCGCTCACCGCACGCCGCAACCACGGCCTGGGGTCCGGCACCTTCTGCTGGGCGGACAACCACAACCCCGGCCTGGGCGTCCTGGCGTTTCACAACCGTGATGTCCTGGTGGTCGCCAACACCGGGGCGGATTCCACGCCGGTCCCCGACGGATACCGGGTGGCGCTGTCGAGCGCTGCAGAATCAGGCGCTGAAGAAGCCGTGGTTGCGCCCAACAGCGCGGCCTACCTGGTGGCCGGATAA